In Dromiciops gliroides isolate mDroGli1 chromosome 4, mDroGli1.pri, whole genome shotgun sequence, one DNA window encodes the following:
- the LOC122754977 gene encoding FYVE, RhoGEF and PH domain-containing protein 2-like, with product MSKKLQTLMEPLFDMTSEPWEGESLEDRWGPRHRPVSTRLLSSLKNKISGGGWRKSCEATVNTRKQLQEPEENKIVRELLETEQTYVSRLHLLDQVFFEELLKEARSSKAFSEDVVKLIFSNISSIHQFHSQFFLPELQRRVDEWAAVPRIGDVIQKLAPFLKMYSEYVKNFERAAELLAIWTEKCPPFQEVITRIQVESLKL from the exons ATGTCCAAGAAACTCCAGACTCTTATGGAGCCCTTGTTTGATATGACTTCGGAGCCCTGGGAAGGTGAGAGCCTGGAAGACAGATGGGGACCTCGCCACAGGCCAGTCAGCACCAGATTACTGAGTTCCCTGAAGAATAAGATCTCTGGAGGAGGCTGGAGGAAATCATGCGAAGCTACAGTAAACACCAGGAAGCAG CTGCAGGAGCCAGAAGAGAATAAAATTGTCAGGGAACTCTTGGAGACAGAGCAGACCTATGTGTCCCGCCTCCACCTGCTGGATCAG GTTTTCTTCGAAGAGCTGCTGAAGGAGGCTCGCAGCAGCAAGGCTTTTTCTGAAGATGTCGTCAAACTCATCTTTTCCAACATCTCCTCCATTCACCAATTCCACTCCCAGTTCTTCCTCCCAGAGCTTCAGAGGCGTGTGGATGAATG GGCTGCTGTCCCTCGCATAGGTGATGTGATCCAGAAACTGGCACCCTTTCTGAAGATGTACAGCGAATATGTGAAGAACTTTGAGCGCGCAGCAGAGCTGCTGGCCATCTGGACTGAGAAGTGCCCGCCCTTCCAAGAGGTCATCACTCGAATCCAGGTGGAGAGCCTGAAGCTCTAG